From a single Thermogemmatispora onikobensis genomic region:
- the murG gene encoding undecaprenyldiphospho-muramoylpentapeptide beta-N-acetylglucosaminyltransferase yields the protein MRILVSGGGTGGHIYPALAVAAQLQRTFQAEILYLGSDDGLEAELAPAAGLPFVTIKAGKLARYLSWRTVTGLARVPVGIVQAIGVVRRFRPQVVFTSGGYVAVPAGLAAWLHRIPLLMHQQDVPANLSNRLLAPLATSISLAFEDSRVYFPARKTLHVGNPVRQAILDVRQVPVEQARRQLGLDPLYPLVLVTGGSQGARHLNQVTCRALSALLERCQVLQISGKKLFQETEALAKRSLAPLSEELRRRYHLVPYLDEEMALALQAADVVVCRAGAATLSELAVLGKPSILVPLPPAIGSSPQEANAAMFGRRRAALVVRNDDLTPQVLAGHIETLLTNPTYREAMARAVSSLARPDATEAIAEAVARLASVAPTREEQPASVEARG from the coding sequence ATGAGGATACTGGTATCAGGCGGCGGCACCGGCGGGCATATCTATCCTGCACTGGCGGTGGCGGCGCAGCTACAACGGACTTTTCAAGCGGAGATTCTCTATCTGGGAAGCGACGATGGACTGGAGGCCGAACTGGCCCCGGCTGCTGGTCTGCCTTTCGTGACGATTAAGGCGGGCAAGCTGGCGCGCTATCTCTCATGGCGCACGGTCACGGGGCTGGCGCGGGTCCCTGTCGGCATTGTTCAGGCGATCGGCGTAGTGCGTCGCTTCCGTCCGCAGGTGGTCTTTACCAGCGGCGGCTACGTGGCTGTCCCGGCTGGCCTGGCCGCCTGGCTGCATCGTATTCCCTTGCTGATGCATCAGCAAGATGTACCTGCGAACCTGTCCAATCGCTTATTAGCGCCGCTGGCGACATCTATCTCGCTGGCCTTTGAAGATTCGCGGGTCTATTTCCCGGCGCGCAAGACCCTCCACGTCGGCAACCCGGTGCGCCAGGCGATTCTGGACGTGCGCCAGGTGCCAGTTGAGCAGGCTCGTCGGCAACTGGGCCTCGACCCGCTCTATCCGCTGGTCCTGGTGACCGGCGGTAGCCAGGGGGCGCGCCATCTGAATCAGGTGACCTGCCGGGCCTTGTCGGCTCTCCTGGAGCGCTGCCAGGTCCTGCAGATCAGTGGGAAAAAGCTCTTTCAGGAGACGGAGGCCCTGGCCAAGCGCTCGCTGGCCCCTCTCTCCGAAGAGCTGCGTCGACGCTACCATCTGGTGCCCTATCTGGATGAGGAAATGGCGCTGGCCCTGCAAGCGGCGGACGTGGTCGTCTGCCGCGCCGGGGCGGCCACCCTCAGCGAGCTGGCGGTCTTGGGCAAGCCGAGCATCCTGGTGCCGCTGCCTCCGGCGATCGGTTCCTCGCCCCAGGAGGCCAATGCGGCCATGTTCGGGCGCCGTCGGGCGGCGCTGGTGGTGCGCAACGACGATCTCACCCCCCAGGTGCTGGCCGGTCACATAGAGACATTGCTGACTAATCCGACCTATCGCGAAGCGATGGCGCGAGCGGTCAGCTCCCTGGCGCGGCCAGATGCCACCGAGGCCATCGCCGAGGCTGTGGCGCGCCTGGCCAGTGTGGCCCCTACGCGCGAGGAGCAGCCAGCCTCTGTTGAGGCCAGAGGCTAA